In Microplitis demolitor isolate Queensland-Clemson2020A chromosome 10, iyMicDemo2.1a, whole genome shotgun sequence, the sequence TGTGATACAATATGAACATCTTCAACTACGATGCATGAAGAAAACCCACATGACACCTACAGCCTACATCTCTTCCTCTGCTTAccataaatgtttttttattctgtcatTAAAAAGTgagtcacttttttttttattattatttgaatctcACTGagaagttttttatttttagctcaGTAAAAggcaacaattttttaatgggCATTCTATTGaagtatttgaatttaaaatagagtGGAAATTGTATCAAGGCGACggtattagatattttttatctcatatcgcgttttattgtaaaatatttgttatatatCTCGGttgtaataacttttaaactggTAACGGCACCTTTCTCCCACTTATTTTTCGTGCCCGCTGCACAAGGACGCGATCGCTGGATTCAAGTCAAGTCTCAGACACACACAGACTCTTTAAGTTACCAGGTGATTGCAGGTGTGATACTCAGTATTCAAAACTTATCATTTccttaaaaaactttttttttaataccaattTCCGGTCCGTATCAACGGATACATTTTTCCGAAGAGATGGGTAAGTTTTAATTGGATTGctcttttaaattcaaaaatttaaaaagacacactaaaaatactatatacatttaatataatatgtgAACTGTGAGccagttaaaaagttataaaatcataactttCTTTTCACATCcgcttattattttttttacaagatttttctttaatttattgagttaaataaatcaagatggctgataatttttaaaaattgattttttttaattagtaatttaatttatttgtttgtttgtttgttggTTGAAAAATAAACAGGTGTTCGAGTACTTGCTGCAATTGTTCTTATCGTaagtacaattaaaaattttaattactttgttgtttatttaaaagtgcGTTACGAAatctgaataatttaaaaaaaattgtgtaattgTTTTCTAAAGAGTATAATTGTTGCCGTAAATGCTGGGGATATGATGAGAAAAAGTattgtatttgataaaaatacacCTGATGTATTTTATTGCCCGCAACACAAACCCGCgggatttgaaaaaatgattgtcAAAGCAAAACCACTGTCAAGATTATGCCAATTTGAAGGCGGGCCCATTCCTGAAGACTATAAAAGTGATTGCTATAATGACGTTGACGAAACAGAGTACGCTTGTAAAGAGAAGTACAGAATTATGGTGAGTAATTtgtagtataaatataaatatatatattaagaggtggtaatttgaatataaataattttaataattaaaaaaaagatggaGGATAAAAAACAGCAGACGTGATCCAGCTTAAGATTTATTATTGCAATTGCTTGTAATAACTGATGGTGTTGGTTTTGAATTTCAGAAACGActgaaaaaaatggaaaaagaaAACGAGCCGATCGACAACGAGTACACCGACAAATAGATGAATATTCATGACGCTATATACTGCTATTCATCGTCATCTATATACGGGATAACACGATACATTATACACTAAAGCTAAAGCTAATGGGCAAATCATCCAAACTAATAATTAcgcgtatatatatatcacgctaattactactattattgaTGATACTCAAGTTAGaagacagtaaaaaatttttggttttttttcgacaaattcattgagaaaaaataacttatagaaatattttagttttttcttataagaaattttaaatctgaaatatttttaataaaaaaatttaatggcttcatttaaaatcattttttaatttgaattttcttctgtctcttgcaattttttaaaatattttttttatcatttgtcattttgaa encodes:
- the LOC103569944 gene encoding uncharacterized protein LOC103569944 isoform X2, yielding MGVRVLAAIVLISIIVAVNAGDMMRKSIVFDKNTPDVFYCPQHKPAGFEKMIVKAKPLSRLCQFEGGPIPEDYKSDCYNDVDETEYACKEKYRIMKRLKKMEKENEPIDNEYTDK
- the LOC103569944 gene encoding uncharacterized protein LOC103569944 isoform X1, whose translation is MGVRVLAAIVLISIIVAVNAGDMMRKSIVFDKNTPDVFYCPQHKPAGFEKMIVKAKPLSRLCQFEGGPIPEDYKSDCYNDVDETEYACKEKYRIMMRLHPPNSDTPYNGTRLSKFIDSKDTNYKKNNKITK